The following nucleotide sequence is from Pleurocapsa minor HA4230-MV1.
TTTTGCGGGCTGACACTGATTGAACATCAGGTCATAAAATGCCGTGACCGTCTGTTTGTTTTGCTCAAGTTTATCTGTCATTCGTTCTACACCTCACATTAACCGAAACTCCCAGCGGCTCAAATTAGCGGCGGGCAAAGAAACTCGAACGCAGCACTAGCGGCTTTAACCCGTCTGCTGCATTGTTAGGTGGCTGCTCTGGACACAGCACCCATTTAGATTTGTGCCATGCCACCATCGACGAATAGCTCAATGCCGTTTACAAAGCTGCTGTCATCTGAAGCAAGAAAGACAACCGCTTTGGCGATCTCATCAGGCGTGCCAACGCGTCCCAATGGGATATTGTTGACATCGCTCTTCACAAATTCTTTCACCTGCTCTTCACTGAGTCCGAAGAGATTGTAACCAGGAGTCGGAATGGTACCAGGGCTGACCGCATTCACTCTAATCTGGCGGTCTTTGAGGTCGAGTATCCAGTTGCGGGCAAACGATCGCACGGCAGCTTTGGTGGCGCTATAAACGCTGAAGGCTGGAGTACCCCTGATGGAAGCAGTTGAGGCATTCAGGATGATGGCAGCGCCCTCTGGTATCAGCGGCAGTGCCTTCTGCACAGTGAAAAGTAGACCCTTGACATTGGTGTTGAATGTTTTGTCAAAATGTTCTTCGGTGATCGATCCGAGCGGGATGAGTTCTGCACTGCCAGCATTCGCAAAGATGACATCGAGGCGACCTTGCTCTTGCTCGATCGTGGCGTAAAGACGATCGAGGTCTGCCAGATTTGAGACATCGCTTTTAACGCCCATCACGTTCTTACCAATTTCGTTTACAGCCGCATCAAGTTCCGTCTGACGACGACCCGTGATAAAAACATACGCACCTTCGACAACGAATTGCTTGGCAGTGGCAAGCCCAATACCGCTGGTGCCACCAGTAACGAGGGCGACTTTGCCTGA
It contains:
- a CDS encoding SDR family oxidoreductase; protein product: MAVLPLEQSVIKFVIPKLDQENTMSQKLSGKVALVTGGTSGIGLATAKQFVVEGAYVFITGRRQTELDAAVNEIGKNVMGVKSDVSNLADLDRLYATIEQEQGRLDVIFANAGSAELIPLGSITEEHFDKTFNTNVKGLLFTVQKALPLIPEGAAIILNASTASIRGTPAFSVYSATKAAVRSFARNWILDLKDRQIRVNAVSPGTIPTPGYNLFGLSEEQVKEFVKSDVNNIPLGRVGTPDEIAKAVVFLASDDSSFVNGIELFVDGGMAQI